One window of the Candidatus Dependentiae bacterium genome contains the following:
- a CDS encoding superoxide dismutase produces MFTLPQLPYSYDALQPYIDAKTMEIHLTKHHQAYIDNLNKALVTYPELQKMSLDELIVGIDLLPEAIKTTVRNNAGGHFNHSLFWEMMKPSAQMVQGHLMQEIQKKFGSFQAFKELFENAAKTRFGSGWAWLVLNKSGDMEIISTANQDATLMLGSIPLLGLDVWEHAYYLNYQNRRPDYIAAWWNVVNWEFVEQRYRMVIGK; encoded by the coding sequence ATGTTTACTCTTCCTCAATTGCCGTACAGCTATGATGCTTTGCAGCCATACATCGACGCAAAGACTATGGAAATTCATCTTACCAAGCATCACCAAGCTTACATTGATAATCTAAACAAAGCGCTTGTTACGTACCCAGAACTGCAAAAAATGAGCTTGGATGAGTTAATTGTTGGCATTGATTTACTTCCAGAGGCAATTAAAACAACGGTGCGAAACAATGCTGGTGGGCACTTTAATCACTCACTTTTTTGGGAAATGATGAAACCAAGTGCGCAGATGGTTCAAGGACATTTGATGCAAGAAATTCAAAAAAAATTCGGGTCATTTCAAGCCTTTAAAGAATTATTTGAAAATGCAGCAAAAACTCGTTTTGGTAGTGGGTGGGCATGGTTAGTTTTAAATAAATCTGGCGATATGGAAATTATTTCTACGGCAAATCAAGATGCAACTTTGATGCTAGGCTCAATTCCTTTGTTGGGGCTTGATGTCTGGGAGCATGCATATTATCTGAATTATCAAAACCGTAGACCTGATTACATTGCTGCTTGGTGGAATGTGGTCAATTGGGAATTT